A genomic stretch from Arachis stenosperma cultivar V10309 chromosome 3, arast.V10309.gnm1.PFL2, whole genome shotgun sequence includes:
- the LOC130965779 gene encoding uncharacterized protein LOC130965779, whose translation MALAPKTKQPQLLPSLLQTHTHPTTRRRKERNRKGSGVRGHTEKEERREERHRRVGLHHRRRIARSPRVGSRVAAPPIVLTAPHNELRSPATRCILLVLFFTPSRSFVAAAVDRRESLIRERSEGRASPEESLAPPPPLFAAPSSLACAVASRARGRRAVREIRHVSAVAGSHAAAVLLAAAPLLEEESSPVLSLTTVSVGTAATVAGASGRASTAGNAAAANELHCRSSLLLGTDGRVAVGPVRRPVLGRFSHSFLRFELLRLLRKWLGTEVLAAGILIFDLGSRRKGFCDAFGIWFCVLRIWAQKL comes from the exons ATGG CCCTGGCCCCCAAAACCAAGCAGCCGCAGCTGCTGCCCTCTCTACTCCAAACACACACACACCCAACCACCAGAAGAAGGAAAGAACGAAATAGAAAGGGAAGTGGGGTGAGGGGACACACGGAGAAGGAAGAGAGGAGGGAGGAGCGTCACCGGCGCGTTGGGCTTCACCACCGCCGTCGCATCGCCAGATCACCACGCGTGGGGAGCCGTGTCGCCGCGCCGCCAATCGTCCTCACCGCACCTCACAACGAGCTGCGTTCTCCAGCCACCCGTTGCATCCTCCTTGTGCTGTTCTTCACGCCATCGCGTTCCTTCGTCGCCGCCGCCGTTGACAGAAGAGAGAGTTTGATCCGAGAGCGCAGTGAGGGAAGGGCGTCGCCGGAGGAGAGCCTGGCACCGCCGCCGCCACTGTTCGCCGCGCCTTCATCTCTAGCCTGCGCCGTCGCTAGTCGCGCGAGGGGGAGACGCGCCGTGAGGGAGATCCGTCACGTTTCTGCCGTCGCCGGTTCACACGCCGCCGCTGTGCTCCTTGCCGCAGCGCCGCTGCTGGAAGAGGAGAGCTCGCCAGTTCTGTCTCTCACTACCGTCTCCGTCGGAACTGCCGCCACGGTCGCCGGAGCTTCTGGCCGAGCCTCAACCGCCGGGAACGCCGCTGCCGCCAACGAGCTCCACTGCCG ATCGTCGCTGCTGCTTGGGACTGACGGCCGGGTTGCTGTCGGACCGGTTCGGAGACCGGTGCTGGGTCGATTCAGTCATTCCTTCCTTCGGTTCG agtTGTTGAGACTGTTGCGAAAGTGGCTTGGAACCGAGGTTTTGGCTGCCgggattttgatttttgatcTCGGGTCGAGGCGGAAAGGATTCTGTGACGCGTTTGGGATATGgttttgcgttttgag gatttgggcgcagaagttatga